The Christiangramia flava JLT2011 region GCACCATTCTGAGGATTGATGATACTAACGCTCGGAAACTGGTAAGTATTGGCGTAGATCTTTCCATCAACCCATTCCAGTTCGTTGAATTTTGATTTGATCCCTTTATTGGTAGCGACCTGAATATAATCTTCTTCGGCAAGTGTTTCGGAATTCAAAATCCAGATCTTTTCCGTTCCGTCGCTTTTGTAGATTTTCTCACCATCGTTACAAAGTCCCCAGCCTTCTTTGCTCTGGTTGTAACCGAAACTCCCGGTTTTTTCGAATTTCTGAACGTCATAAATAAAACCAACATCACTTTGCCAGGTTAACTGAAAGATCTTATTATTTAGAATAGTGAGCCCTTCCCCGAAGAACTGGTCATCCAGTTTGATCTCGTCAAGGATCTCACCGCTTTCCAGGTCTACTTTCAGGAGTCTGGATCTTCCCCGTTGCCCGGTACTTTCATAAAGCTGCCCGTCATGGAACTCGAGTCCCTGGGTATAGGAGGTATTGCTGTGAGGAAATTCATTGATCACCTCAAAAGTGTAAACGGCTGGTGCCTGATCGTTGAGGATCTTGATCTCTTTGGAAATCGTATCAACCTGTTCTCCGGAATAGATGATCGCTCGAAGTGGCCAGTTCCCGAGACGGGAATCCTTCAGGTTAAAATTGAAATCTTTCCCGGATGATTGCAGGGTTTGATTTCCGAGGAAATAGGAGATGGAGTCGATCGGTTTATTTTCTTTGTTCAGAATGGAGCCTTTTACCGACTCGTTCAAGTGAAAACTCGACTTGTTTCCTTCAAATTGTATCGAAAAATCAGATTTATTTTTACCGTTTTTGCTTCCGCAGGAAAAAATGAAAAAGTTTAAAATAAAGATAGCCAGGAGGTTAAAAAATCGCTTCATGAATCTTGCTTATTTTGCCCTGCTAAATTAACCATTTCAGGATAAAAAAGCTTGCCTAAAGGTTTAAAGATTGTATATTTGCAGCGGCAAGTCCCACACAACCAGCTCCTGCTGAATCCCCCAGGGCGGGAACGCAGCAAGGGTAGGCGGTCGTAGCGGTGTGATGTGGGTCGCTTGCCATTTTTTGTTTCCGCTTTTCTCAAAAAAAGTGCATCTTTGTGCGGTATGGAAAACGGGCAGTCTACAGGCAAAGTCGTCTTTATTACCGGAGCTTCTTCCGGAATTGGAAAATCTATCGCGACGCATCTTTCTGAAAATGGTTTTAAGGTTTATGGAACGAGTCGGAATCCGTCTAAAAATCCAAATTCCCCTTTTGAGCTGGTAGCCTTGGATGTGACCAGTCCGGAAAGCATCCGGCAGGCAATCTCGCAGGTTTCAGAAAAAGAAGGGAAAATCGATATTCTCATCAATAATGCGGGCGTGGGTATTACCGGTCCTATTGAAGAAACTCCCGAAAGCGAGATCAAAAAGGCTTTTGAGACCAATTATTTCGGCCCGCTGAATGTCATCAAGAACACCGTTCCCCTAATGAGAAAGCAGGGTGGCGGCCTGATCATCAATATTACTTCTATCGCTGGTTATATGGGCCTGCCTTATCGCGGTATCTATTCAGCCACCAAAGGTGCGCTGGAAATTACTGCGGAGGCCTACCGAATGGAACTCAAACAGTTCGGTATTAAAATGACCAATATTGCACCTGGAGATTTTGCAACTAACATTGCGGCCGGTCGCTATCATGCTCCTGTCCTGGAAGATTCCCCTTACCGGAAAGCGTATGGTGACACGTTGCAACTGATGAATGAACACGTAAGCGCTGGACAGGATCCTGATTTAATGGCGAAGGCGGTTTTAAAGGTCATTGCGGAAGACGATCCAAAAGTACATTATAAGATCGGGGATTTTTTGCAAAAATTTTCAGTGAAGCTGAAAGGACTGTTACCCGATAAGATGTATGAAAAAATGCTGATGAAGCATTATAAATTGTAATTTTACGAATCAAATTAAAAATTCAAAATAACGCACAACTATGAAATTCTTTATTGATACGGCAAATCTCGACCAGATCAAGGAAGCCCAGGACCTTGGGGTTCTTGACGGTGTAACCACCAACCCGTCGCTTATGGCGAAGGAAGGGATTACCGGAAAAGACAATATTTTTAAACATTATAACCGAATTTGTGAGCTGGTTGATGGGGATGTAAGCGCGGAAGTGATCGCTACAGATTTCGAAGGCATGATCAAAGAAGGAGAAGAGCTGGCTGAACTTCACGAACAGATCGTTGTGAAGATCCCGATGATTAAGGAAGGTGTGAAAGCGCTTAAATACTTTAGCGACCGCGGGATTCGCACCAACTGTACCCTGGTATTTTCGGCTGGGCAGGCATTGCTGGCTGCTAAGGCTGGAGCAACCTATGTGTCTCCATTTATAGGTCGTTTAGACGATATTTCTACTGATGGACTGAACTTGATCGCTGAGATCAGACTCATTTATGATAATTATGAATTCGATACGCAGATTCTTGCTGCTTCGGTACGTCATACCATGCATGTACTGGAATGCGCAAAAATTGGAGCTGATGTAATGACGGGCCCCCTATCTTCTATCGAAGGATTGCTGAAACACCCACTAACAGATATCGGTTTGGAGAAATTCCTGGCAGATTATAAGAAGGGAAATCAGTAACACAATTTTCCAATGAAATAAAGAAGGCTGCTGAAAAGCGGCCTTTTTTTATTTATTCAGAAATTCCAAAATATCTTCTTCAAAATCCTTGATGGAACTATAGGAGATATCTCCTTTCTGAATCACTCCTTTTTTATCTACGAATAACACCTTGGTCAGGTAATTCTTGTACATATCGTTGCCAATATTTCGATTGGCAATTTGGTACTCGTATTTTTTATCGTAACTAAAAGTCTCCAGAACACGAAGCCAGTTTTCATAGGTCTGGCCGTCGATATTGACCGTGTAGAAATCAATTTCCGGGTATTTTTCCCGCAGGTCTTTCACGATCTTATGCAGCCATTGATGGTGATCTAGCGCGTAAATAGACCAGCTCATAATGATGCTTGGTTTATCAATGATCTCCCCGTAAGTCGTTTTATTACCGTTTGTATCGATCAGGCCTTTATCAGCAATGGAATTGCCTTTCAGGTAGGAGCGCTGCATCCTGGAAAGTCTTTCAATATAGTCCAGGCGTGCATAATCAATGCTTTTCAGGAGATTCAAAACAAAATCAATTCCACGATCGGTCTCACTCATAATGATACTTTGAGTGGCGAAACGGTCAATGAACTTGTGTTTCAGCTTATCATTCTTAAACAATGAATCGGTTAGCTCGATTCGTTTGCTTAAATTCTGAAGGCTGTTCAGGTTATAACATTCTTTTGTCTGGCAGTCCTCGATCGATTTCGATCTTAAATAATCATCAAGAAAATTGGTATAGACATACAGATCTTCCAGGTCTTCATCGCTAAAATTGATATGTTCGCGGTAATTGTTGAAATTTTCCGGAATTTCAGCAGAAAGCGCAGGATAATATTTATGGATCAGGAAGGAATAACGCTCGCGCAGGTCGTAAAATTCATAATTCACACTGGCCTTGGCAAGTTTCAGGTAAGTATCGCTCAATTCTTCCTGTTCTTCCAGTCTTTCAAGTGATTGCATGCGATCATCACGAATAGAATCTGTGATTTCGGCAAAGCGTTCCGGTTTGATCTTGTAATACTGAAGAATGAGATCGTTATTGTCCAGATTTCTGATGAAAATATCCAGCAGAAAATTGCTTTTTTCGGCACCGTCTCCGCTAAAGTTCAGCGAACGGTCAAAATCCAGTGTATTCAGCCAGATCACCACACTGTCTCCGGGCTCCAGGTACATGATCTGATTTTCCGGGGAATGTTTAAAAGTATAGATACCGCTCTCGAGGTCGTCATATTCCTTGCCGAACTGGTTTTGCTGGTTGAGGTAAAGAGTGTCAATGATGCTGTCTTCCTTGGAAAGGACTACGTAATCGGTTTCGGGATTGTTGATCTGGCCACCTACAAATACGTGCTGATCTCCTTCCGGTTGATTGTTACATCCGGAAAGTAGAAGTAGGAAACCAATTAAAAGCCAGGCGTATTTCATGTAGGTGTACTGGGAATCACAATTTCGGCTGCTTCGATAAGCAAAGATAGATGGTGGGATAGGGGCTCTATGTTAATCAGGCGTTAAAACGAATTTTTAAAACGTTAATCTTTCTCATTAAGATTGATTATAACTACTTTTGCACAAATTTTAATCGAAGAATTTTATGCTTTCAGTTTCAAATCTTTCCGTACAGTTTGGTAAAAGAGTGTTGTTTGATGAGGTGAATGTTACGTTTACCCAGGGTAACTGTTATGGGATCATTGGTGCGAACGGTGCCGGGAAGTCCACTTTTCTGAAGATCCTTTCAGGAAAATCAGAAGCAACTTCCGGAAAAGTTCACCTGGAACCGGGAAAAAGAATGTCGGTTTTGGAACAGGATCACAACGTTTATGACGAATATCCGGTATTGGAAACCGTGATGCGAGGGAATAAGCCGCTTTTCGCCGTGAAGACCGAAATGGATGCCCTGTATGCCGATTATTCTGATGAAAATGCCGATCGTATCGGGGAGCTGCAGGTACAGTTCGAGGAGATGAATGGCTGGAACGCGGAAAGCGATGCAGCCGCCATGCTTTCAAACCTGGGGATCAGCGAAGACCTGCATTATACTTTAATGAAAGACCTGGACGGGAAACAGAAGGTTCGTGTATTGCTGGCACAGGCCTTATTTGGCAGCCCGGATGTATTGATCATGGATGAGCCTACGAACGACCTGGATTATGAAACGATTAACTGGCTGGAAAATTTCCTTGCCAATTATGACAATACGGTCATCGTCGTTTCTCACGACCGTCACTTCCTAGACGCGGTTTGTACGCATATTTCTGATATCGACTTCGGGAAGATCAATCATTTCAGTGGGAACTATACTTTCTGGTATGAATCATCTCAGTTAGCTGCCAGACAGCGCGCGCAGCAGAATAAAAAGGCTGAAGAAAAGAAGAAAGAACTTCAGGAGTTTATTCAGCGTTTCAGTGCGAACGTGGCAAAAAGTAAGCAGGCTACTTCCAGAAAGAAAATGATCGACAAGCTGAATATTGAAGAGATCAAACCTTCCAGCCGTCGTTACCCGGCAATCATCTTTGAAAGAGAACGGGAAGCGGGTGATCAAATTCTAAATGTGGAAGGCCTGGAAGCCAGTATCGAAGGGGAAACACTTTTCAAAAATGTAGACATTAACCTGGCCAAAGGCGATAAGGTGGTAGTGTTCTCCAAAGATTCTCGTGCCACGACCGCTTTCTACGAAATTATTAACGGAAAACAGGAGCCTGTAAAAGGAAAATTCCAATGGGGTGTCACAACCTCACAGTCCTATTTACCGGCAGATAATTCTGAATATTTTGAAAATGATCTTACGCTGGTGGACTGGTTGAGACAATGGGCCAAAACGGAAGAAGAGCGTGAAGAGGTTTACATTCGCGGCTTCCTGGGGAAAATGCTTTTCAGTGGAGAAGAAGCCCTGAAGACCTGTAGGGTACTTTCCGGAGGTGAAAAAGTTCGCTGTATGCTAAGCCGGATGATGATGATTCGTGCCAATGTGGTGATGCTGGATGAACCTACGAACCACCTGGACCTGGAATCGATCACGGCTTTCAATAACTCCCTGAAGAATTTTAAGGGAACCGTACTGTTTACCACGCACGATCACGAATTTGCTCAAACAGTAGCGAACCGTGTGATCGAGTTGACTCCGGGAGGAGTAATTGATCGTTACCTGACATTTGATGATTACATGAGTGATAAGGCGATCCGGGAGCAACGCGAAAAAATGTATGCTGTAGAAGCTTAGACAGCTCCAATAAATAACTAATGAAATTCAAAAAGCCTGAAGGATCCTTCAGGCTTTTTTCTGGCTAAATCAAACAAATATTTTAGAACAGACCGCCTCCGCCGGAGTTGTCATCATCTCGCTGTTTTCTTTTAAGAGCACGGTTCTTTCCGCCTCCAAAACGATACGAGAAACCTAAGTATACTGTTTGAGTTTCGTTATTGAATTCCCCATTTTGCGCAAAAGGTCTGCCGCCATTTATACGGAATTTTTGCGTATTGAATACATCGTTGAAATTCAGGCTTACTGTAGCCTTATTGTCTTCCAGGAATGAATACCTGGCACCCACGTTCACGAAGTAGAAATCATCAATATCCAGCTGAAGGTCCTGTTGTTTGCTGCGATACATTCCGAATAAAGAGAAAGAAAGCGCCTCAGAAGCTTTGAAATTGTGGCTGCTTCTAAAGGTGTAAGCTGTGTTGTCTACTTCAATGATTTCTCCCCCCACTGCTCCCTGCAAGGTGTTGTGGTAGATTTCCAGTCCGGAATTCGTGCTCCACCAGTCAAAGAATTTGTAGTTCAGTGAAAATTCTGTTCCATAAGAATTGGTATCCCCGTAATTCGCAAAGGTCAGGAAAATGGAACCTGGCTCATTTTCAACTTCCTGAAAGATCTGGTTGATCTGGTCATTGGTTCTACGGTAAAAAACGCCGCTGGTCAAACTTCCCTTTTTACCAAGTTTACGGGTGAAATTGAATTCCAGGGAATTGGTGAATTGTGGGTCCAGTTCCGGGTTTCCGGCTACAGTAAGCCGCGGAGAAGCAACCTGCCTGATCGGGTTTACCTGGCTGAAACCTGGGCGGTCCACTCTTCGGCTATAACTTAACTGAAAGGTGTTCTTCTCACTCTGATTGTAACTTACGAACGCACTTGGGTACACCGTGATATAATCATCCTGGTACACTTCATCCCCGTCATAGTACGCATCTACATTGTAGCTTTCCAGCCGGGCGCCGAGCTGGTAGCTCCACTTTTCGTAATTCTGACCGAAGGTGGTGTAGAAACTGTAAATATCGCGGTTATATTCGTACTGTGCGTCGCTCAATTGCGGGTTGCCGGCATCGTAATCATTATCGGTGGTCAGGATGCGTGCTTCGGCACCGAGTTCCAACTTGGAAACTTCACTGAAAGGGTTTACATAATCGATATTTCCGGTAAAATTTTGTCGGTTTTCATTTACGATATCAGTATATGGGACAAAATCAAAGCTATTTTCCCCAAAGTCTACGTTGGTACGTTCTTCTTCATCGAAATTGTTGAAATCCAGTTCCACCTGCAGGTCATGCCCGTCATCGTTGAAATCATGATCAAACAATAGGTTGTAGCTGGAGTTGGTATTGTCAAAATTGGCATCCAGGTTTTGCCTGAAACTGTTGGAAGCATCTCCAAAATCAGTAAATTCCAGGTAAGCCAGCGGCCCGCCTTCATACAGGTTTTGATTCGTGTATACCGAAAGGGTATTCTTCTCGTCCATATAATAGTCAATACCGATTTTGTACAAATAAGACTCCCTGCGGTTCTGAGCCTTGAAATGTTGCTGACTATTAGACTCCGGAAGATTGATAGTTCCTTCGTTCTGGCGTTTTCCGAAGTTCCCGCCCAAATTTCCGTAGAAATTGAATTTACCGGTGCGGTAATTCATGTCCAGCGAACCGTTAAAGCGAGTATTGACCCCCTGCGTAAGACCGGTGTTCAGGTTTCCGTTGAAGCCCTGGTTGGCATTTTTGTGCAGGACGATATTGATGATCCCGCTCATTCCTTCCGGGTTGTATTTTGCGGAAGGATTGGTGATCAGCTCAATGCTTTTGATGGAAGTGGAAGGAATTTGCTTCAGCAGCTGTGCAGGATCCATATTTGTGGGTTTTCCGTCTACGAGGATGCGTACATTGCTGTTTCCGCGAAGCGAAATATTGCCGTCTTGGTCCACGTTTACCGAAGGAACGTTCTGCATCAGTTCCGAAGCGCTGGCGCCGGTGGTCATCAGGTCTTTACCCACATTGATGATCTTCCGGTCCACGCGCTGTTCGATCGTGGTTCTTTCGGCAACCACCACTGTTTCATCGAGCATCGCAACATCAGGCTCCAGGCGAATGGTTCCCAGGTCGATTTTCTGACTGTTACGATCGATGTGGATTTCTTTGGTGTAGGTTTTATAACCTATGAACTGAATTTTGAAGACATAAACCCCGCTCTTGATATTTTCAATGGAAAAACTTCCATTATCATCAGAAGTGATACCGGTCACTAAATTACCTTCCAGATCATTGATGACCACTGTGGCATAGGGAATGGGTTCGTTGAGTTCTCCATCCATCACCGTTCCGGAGATTCTTCCGAAGGGATCGGTCATGGAATGGCAAATACTGCCAATAAGCAATAGACAAGCTACGAATAACTGTTTCATTTTTTGATTGATTTTAATGATGATTTATGTATAGCAAATTACTTTGCATTACCTAATAGATGAAAATAGGTTTTCGCAAATTCAATGCTTTCTATTATTAAGACGACCAAAAAACGTTCTTGTTACAGGATTTTTGAAAAAACCTGCATTCTTTTTACGGAATGCAGGCATTTAGCAAAATCATCTGTATTAACACTAACCATCAAAATTGATACATGATGATCTGCAAGAACCGGTTCTCAACATATAGACTGCCCAGAAAAAATATTGTTACACATAATTTTATTTAAATTTGGAATATGAAAAAGAAAACACTTGTTCTGGGAGCTTCCCTGAATCCTTCTCGTTATAGCAATCTGGCCATTCATAAACTTGTTAGCAGCGGGCAACCGGTTGTGGCGGTAGGTCTGCGGAATGGAGAAGTAGCAGGCGTGAATATCGAAACCGAAAAAATGCCGTTTGAAGACGTAGATACGATTACTTTGTACCTGAATGCCCGCAGGCAGGAGGAGTACTACGATTATATCGTTTCGTTGAAGCCTAAAAGAGTCATATTCAATCCAGGCACTGAAAATCCCGAATTGTACCAGATCCTCCGCAAAAACAGAATCGCTTTTGAAAATGCCTGTACCCTGGTAATGCTATCTACGCGCCAGTACTAAACCTAAAAAGGTAAGCAACCCATTCAGGATCAGTATAAAGAATCCAAATTCAAAACCAAACCATTGCAAACTGTTTATGCTGATAAAGTATGACAGGATCGGTGCGGCGAGCGCTATGACCGGTACCAAAGCATCTCTAACTTTCCATTTGGTAAACAGTCCAAAAGCATAAAGCCCCAGTAAAGGTCCATAGGTGTAACCGGCAAACTGGAAGAGCTTGTTGATCACGCTTTTATCGGCTATCGCGTAATTGAATATCAGCATCACCACAATAAGAACCAGCGAAAACAGGATGTGAATGCGTTTCCTGATGCGTACCTGTTTTTCCTCGCTATATTTTTTATCAATTTCGAGGATATCTATACTGAATGAAGTCGTCAAAGCGGTCAAGGCGCTGTCGGCACTGGAATATGCGGCAGCAATAAGACCAAGGAGAAAGAAAATAGCAACTGCCAGCCCAAGTTTTCCGCTCATGGCAATGGCAGGAAACAGATCATCTTTGGTTTCAGTAATTCCATTTACATCCGCATAGTCTGTTAGCAGCACGCCGAGGGTTAGAAAACAAAGGTTGGCCACGACCAGTACAATGGTAAACCAGAACATGTTTTTCTGGGCATCTTTCAGCGTTCGACAGGTCAGGTTTTTCTGCATCATATCCTGGTCGAGACCGGTCATTACGATGGCGATAAAGGCTCCGGAAAGGAATTGTTTTACGAAATGATCTTTGCTACGCCAGTCGTCAAAAAAGAAAACCCTGGAATAGTTGCTTTCGCTCAGGTAATTGAAAATATTGCTTATCTGAAGGTCTTTGGAGATGAAATAGATGGTGATGCCCAACGCCAGCAGCATGAAAAATGTCTGAAGCGTATCGGTCCATACGATGGTCTTGATTCCGCTTTTGAAGGTGTAGAGCCAGATTAGCAATATGGTGATCGAAACAGTGACGTAATAGGGCACGCCCATCGAATCGAAAACGATCAGTTGCAGCACATTCGCAACCAGAAATAACCGAAAACTGGATCCCACCACGCGCGATAACAGGAAGAACGAGGCGCCAGTTTTATACGAGGCAATCCCGAAGCGATCACCCAGATAGGTGTAGATAGAAGTGAGATTCATTCTGTAATACAGCGGTAACAATACCTGCCCAATGACCGCATACCCGATGGTATATCCCAAAACGACCTGGAAGTAGCTGAAATTGTCACTTTCCACCGTTCCCGGAATCGAAATAAAAGTGACTCCGCTCAGGGAAGCACCAATCATTCCGAAGGCTACCAGGTACCAGGGCGCCTGTTTGTTGGCCCGAAAAAATTCTGAATTGCTTCCGCCTTTCCCGGTGAGGTAGGAAATGAGCACTAAAACGCCAAAATAGGCAGCTATGAGGAGCAGGACTTGGTATGGTTGCATAGACTGGTGTTAGGAGCGGCAATTTACAAATTAAGCTTTAGCTAAACTCGTCAGCCAAAAAAATCATAAATTCGCGGGTATGGATTTTTCTTCAAAATTGCTGGAGCAGGCTGTAGATGAGATGTCGCAATTACCGGGAATCGGGAAAAGAACCGCGCTTCGATTGGTTTTGCATTTATTAAAGCAACCGGCTTCCCAAACCCAGGATCTCAGCAATGCCTTATTGGATCTTCGGAATAACATCAAACTGTGCAGGAATTGTTTCAACATCAGTGACACCGAAATTTGTGAAATTTGCGCCAATCCTTCCAGAAATGCTGAAATTGTGTGTGTAGTTGAAGATATTCGCGATGTGATGGCGATTGAAAACACCGGGCAGTATCGCGGTCATTATCACGTGCTCGGCGGAAAGATCAGCCCAATGGATGGCGTGGGGCCTTCCCAGCTTACCATAAAACCGCTGATCGAGAAAGTTCAGGCAGGCAAGGTTGAAGAGATCATTTTCGCTCTGAGCAGCACTCTGGAAGGTGATACCACGAATTTCTACATTTTCAAACAACTCGAGAACACGCCGGTAAAAACTTCTACGATCGCCCGCGGAATTTCGGTTGGTGATGAACTGGAATACGCTGATGAGGTGACGCTGGGAAGAAGTATCACCAATCGTGTTCCTTTCGAAAATAGCATGAAAGACCAGTAGCCTCTAGGCTTAAAGTTTCTTAAAGGTTTTCAATTCCCTTGCTGAAATCGTACTTTTAGGGAGAATTTGAATTAATTTCTGAATAGTGAAAATTCAGCAAATGGAAGTTTTATTGATTTTTTAATATTTATAAAGCTGAAATTTAATTAAATTCGCAAACCGAATAACAAATACAACACCTCTATTAATAATATGGCAAAATTTGAACTGAAATTACCAAAAATGGGAGAAAGCGTTGCGGAAGCAACTATTACCTCATGGTTAAAAGAAGTTGGCGATACCATCGAAATGGACGAGCCGGTGCTGGAGATCGCTACCGATAAAGTAGATAGCGAAGTGCCCAGCGAAGTAGACGGCAAGCTCGTGAAAATACTTTTTGAAGCTGATGACGTGGTGAAAGTAGGGCAGACCATCGCGATTATTGAGGTTGACGGAGATGTAGAGGAAGATGTGACCGAAGAAGCTGAAGCTGGCGAGGACGAGGAAATTCCGGAGCCAAGCTCGAAAGTAGCTGAAACCGTGGAAGTGGCAAAAGCGACCGCTTCTGCTGAAACTTCTGGGGAAGATTATAATTCCAGCGAACGTTTTTATTCTCCGCTTGTAAAAAATATTGCCAAGGAAGAGGGAATTTCCGCAGAGGAACTGGAAAAAGTGGAAGGTACCGGCAAAGATGGCCGGGTGACCAAGCATGATATCCTGGCGTACGTGGAAAATCGAGGTAATCAGTCTGCCGCTTCGAAAGGACAACCTGGAAAGGCAATTGCCGATAAAGGTTTGTCTTCTTCCGTAGCGAAAAGTGAAGACCCTGTGGTGACTGGCGAAGATCAGATCATCGAGATGAGCAGAATGGGGAAAATGATCGCTCATCATATGCGAAAAAGCGTGGACACTTCGGCACACGTGCAGTCGTTTATCGAGGTAGATGTGACCAATATCTGGAACTGGCGTAGCAAACATAAAGCTGCATTTCAGCAGCGAGAAGGGGAAAAGCTAACCTTTACCCCAATTTTCATGGAAGCGGTAGCGAAAGCGATCAGGGATTTTCCTATGATCAATATCTCGGTTAGTGAAGACGGTAGCAAGGTCATCAAAAAGAAAGATATCAACCTGGGGATGGCGGCAGCGCTTCCAGATGGAAACCTGATCGTTCCGGTGATCAAGAATGCTGACCGACTCAATCTTGTTGGAATGGCAAAGGAGGTGAACGATCTCGCCAACCGTGCAAGGCACAACAAACTCAAGCCAGATGAGATCCAGGGCGGAACATTTACGGTAACCAACGTGGGAACTTTTGGCAGTATTATGGGAACACCAATCATCAATCAGCCACAGGTAGCCATTCTGGCGCTGGGCGCAATTCGCAAAATGCCGGCGGTTATCGAAACTCCGGAAGGTGATTTTATAGGGATTCGTTACAAGATGATCCTTTCTCACAGTTACGATCACCGGGTGGTGAACGGAGCGCTCGGAGGTCAGTTTGTACAACGAGTGGCCCAGTACCTGGAAAATTTTGACAAAGACCGCGAAGTGTAAATACTTCAGAATAAGAATTGCAGAGCCACGATCTTCGTGGCTTTTGCTTTTTAGAGCCCTGCGTACTTTTCCCAAAAGCATTTT contains the following coding sequences:
- a CDS encoding dihydrolipoamide acetyltransferase family protein, which gives rise to MAKFELKLPKMGESVAEATITSWLKEVGDTIEMDEPVLEIATDKVDSEVPSEVDGKLVKILFEADDVVKVGQTIAIIEVDGDVEEDVTEEAEAGEDEEIPEPSSKVAETVEVAKATASAETSGEDYNSSERFYSPLVKNIAKEEGISAEELEKVEGTGKDGRVTKHDILAYVENRGNQSAASKGQPGKAIADKGLSSSVAKSEDPVVTGEDQIIEMSRMGKMIAHHMRKSVDTSAHVQSFIEVDVTNIWNWRSKHKAAFQQREGEKLTFTPIFMEAVAKAIRDFPMINISVSEDGSKVIKKKDINLGMAAALPDGNLIVPVIKNADRLNLVGMAKEVNDLANRARHNKLKPDEIQGGTFTVTNVGTFGSIMGTPIINQPQVAILALGAIRKMPAVIETPEGDFIGIRYKMILSHSYDHRVVNGALGGQFVQRVAQYLENFDKDREV
- the recR gene encoding recombination mediator RecR, producing MDFSSKLLEQAVDEMSQLPGIGKRTALRLVLHLLKQPASQTQDLSNALLDLRNNIKLCRNCFNISDTEICEICANPSRNAEIVCVVEDIRDVMAIENTGQYRGHYHVLGGKISPMDGVGPSQLTIKPLIEKVQAGKVEEIIFALSSTLEGDTTNFYIFKQLENTPVKTSTIARGISVGDELEYADEVTLGRSITNRVPFENSMKDQ
- a CDS encoding sodium:solute symporter, whose product is MQPYQVLLLIAAYFGVLVLISYLTGKGGSNSEFFRANKQAPWYLVAFGMIGASLSGVTFISIPGTVESDNFSYFQVVLGYTIGYAVIGQVLLPLYYRMNLTSIYTYLGDRFGIASYKTGASFFLLSRVVGSSFRLFLVANVLQLIVFDSMGVPYYVTVSITILLIWLYTFKSGIKTIVWTDTLQTFFMLLALGITIYFISKDLQISNIFNYLSESNYSRVFFFDDWRSKDHFVKQFLSGAFIAIVMTGLDQDMMQKNLTCRTLKDAQKNMFWFTIVLVVANLCFLTLGVLLTDYADVNGITETKDDLFPAIAMSGKLGLAVAIFFLLGLIAAAYSSADSALTALTTSFSIDILEIDKKYSEEKQVRIRKRIHILFSLVLIVVMLIFNYAIADKSVINKLFQFAGYTYGPLLGLYAFGLFTKWKVRDALVPVIALAAPILSYFISINSLQWFGFEFGFFILILNGLLTFLGLVLARR